The Arachis hypogaea cultivar Tifrunner chromosome 16, arahy.Tifrunner.gnm2.J5K5, whole genome shotgun sequence genome contains a region encoding:
- the LOC112755397 gene encoding polyadenylate-binding protein-interacting protein 12 isoform X1, producing MAVAENAGAKIGASSEDLEKSVVSSDSNAPNEELENPKPRNGSVGNGVETDQNLNGVDGVAATVSVPNGNHKPQMGQMQNGLDTNGGGVQGQQVVANNGGGGGGFKMGHQIGNGVMNGGEDGESFKREMRDLAELLSKLNPMAEEFVPSSLAKNHGYLPGAGGFGFPNNLLLPANFGNANGQPNRRRKNGYNNQGKQRANHKIEMERREEMIRRTVYVSDIDQQVTEEQLAALFLNCGQVVDCRVCGDPNSILRFAFIEFTDEDGARAALNLSGTMLGYYPVRVLPSKTAIAPVNPSYLPRSEDEREMCSRTIYCTNIDKKVTQADVKLFFESLCGEVQRLRLLGDYHHSTRIAFVEFTIAESAIAALNCSGVILGTLPIRVSPSKTPVRSRAPRGSVH from the exons ATGGCTGTTGCTGAGAATGCCGGGGCCAAAATCGGTGCTTCAAGTGAAGATTTGGAAAAAAGTGTAGTGTCATCTGACTCAAATGCCCCAAACGAAGAACTGGAGAATCCGAAACCCCGAAATGGTTCTGTTGGAAACGGTGTAGAGACCGATCAGAATCTCAACGGTGTTGATGGCGTTGCAGCCACTGTCTCAGTCCCTAACGGCAATCACAAACCCCAAATGGGTCAGATGCAAAATGGTTTGGACACAAACGGTGGTGGTGTCCAGGGGCAGCAGGTTGTGGCGAACAATGGTGGCGGCGGAGGTGGGTTCAAGATGGGCCATCAGATAGGTAATGGAGTGATGAATGGAGGAGAGGACGGCGAGAGCTTCAAACGCGAAATGAGGGATTTGGCTGAGCTCTTGTCAAAGTTGAACCCTATGGCTGAGGAGTTTGTGCCCTCTTCACTTGCAAAGAATCATGGGTACTTGCCCGGAGCTGGAGGGTTCGGTTTCCCTAACAATTTGCTACTTCCTGCAAATTTTGGCAATGCTAATGGACAGCCTAATAGAAGG AGAAAGAATGGCTACAATAACCAGGGGAAGCAAAGAGCAAATCATAAAATAGAAATGGAGAGACGGGAAGAGATGATTAGGAGGACTGTTTATGTCTCCGATATTGATCAACAA GTCACTGAAGAGCAACTGGCAGCTCTCTTTCTTAACTGTGGCCAG GTCGTTGATTGCCGTGTATGCGGGGATCCAAATTCTATTCTTCGTTTTGCCTTCATTGAGTTTACGGATGAAG ATGGTGCAAGAGCTGCTTTGAACTTGTCTGGCACCATGCTTGGATATTACCCGGTGAGAGTGCTGCCATCTAAAACTGCCATTGCACCTGTTAATCCGTCATATTTGCCCAGG TCTGAAGATGAAAGGGAGATGTGCTCAAGAACTATTTATTGCACAAATATTGACAAAAAG GTTACTCAAGCTGACGTTaaactcttctttgaatctctttGTGGAGAG GTTCAACGCTTGAGGCTTCTTGGGGATTACCATCATTCGACTCGAATTGCATTTGTCGAGTTCACAATA GCTGAAAGTGCAATTGCTGCTCTGAACTGCAGTGGTGTGATTTTGGGTACGCTGCCGATAAG GGTAAGTCCATCGAAGACACCAGTCCGTTCTCGGGCACCTCGTGGCTCAGTGCATTGA
- the LOC112755397 gene encoding polyadenylate-binding protein-interacting protein 12 isoform X2, whose product MAVAENAGAKIGASSEDLEKSVVSSDSNAPNEELENPKPRNGSVGNGVETDQNLNGVDGVAATVSVPNGNHKPQMGQMQNGLDTNGGGVQGQQVVANNGGGGGGFKMGHQIGNGVMNGGEDGESFKREMRDLAELLSKLNPMAEEFVPSSLAKNHGYLPGAGGFGFPNNLLLPANFGNANGQPNRRRKNGYNNQGKQRANHKIEMERREEMIRRTVYVSDIDQQVTEEQLAALFLNCGQVVDCRVCGDPNSILRFAFIEFTDEDGARAALNLSGTMLGYYPVRVLPSKTAIAPVNPSYLPRSEDEREMCSRTIYCTNIDKKVTQADVKLFFESLCGEVQRLRLLGDYHHSTRIAFVEFTIVPFII is encoded by the exons ATGGCTGTTGCTGAGAATGCCGGGGCCAAAATCGGTGCTTCAAGTGAAGATTTGGAAAAAAGTGTAGTGTCATCTGACTCAAATGCCCCAAACGAAGAACTGGAGAATCCGAAACCCCGAAATGGTTCTGTTGGAAACGGTGTAGAGACCGATCAGAATCTCAACGGTGTTGATGGCGTTGCAGCCACTGTCTCAGTCCCTAACGGCAATCACAAACCCCAAATGGGTCAGATGCAAAATGGTTTGGACACAAACGGTGGTGGTGTCCAGGGGCAGCAGGTTGTGGCGAACAATGGTGGCGGCGGAGGTGGGTTCAAGATGGGCCATCAGATAGGTAATGGAGTGATGAATGGAGGAGAGGACGGCGAGAGCTTCAAACGCGAAATGAGGGATTTGGCTGAGCTCTTGTCAAAGTTGAACCCTATGGCTGAGGAGTTTGTGCCCTCTTCACTTGCAAAGAATCATGGGTACTTGCCCGGAGCTGGAGGGTTCGGTTTCCCTAACAATTTGCTACTTCCTGCAAATTTTGGCAATGCTAATGGACAGCCTAATAGAAGG AGAAAGAATGGCTACAATAACCAGGGGAAGCAAAGAGCAAATCATAAAATAGAAATGGAGAGACGGGAAGAGATGATTAGGAGGACTGTTTATGTCTCCGATATTGATCAACAA GTCACTGAAGAGCAACTGGCAGCTCTCTTTCTTAACTGTGGCCAG GTCGTTGATTGCCGTGTATGCGGGGATCCAAATTCTATTCTTCGTTTTGCCTTCATTGAGTTTACGGATGAAG ATGGTGCAAGAGCTGCTTTGAACTTGTCTGGCACCATGCTTGGATATTACCCGGTGAGAGTGCTGCCATCTAAAACTGCCATTGCACCTGTTAATCCGTCATATTTGCCCAGG TCTGAAGATGAAAGGGAGATGTGCTCAAGAACTATTTATTGCACAAATATTGACAAAAAG GTTACTCAAGCTGACGTTaaactcttctttgaatctctttGTGGAGAG GTTCAACGCTTGAGGCTTCTTGGGGATTACCATCATTCGACTCGAATTGCATTTGTCGAGTTCACAATA GTTCCTTTTATCATCTAG
- the LOC114925524 gene encoding protein FAR1-RELATED SEQUENCE 5-like yields the protein MHAKCIITDNDEAVIRPNKTYLALTNEVGGSSNLGFSEKDVRNYITSNLRCSDDNADFNGMMNYFVQMKEINPNFFYAIDVDDANKFRSALWVDARCRASYEYYRDVVSFDTTYRRNRHGLPFASFVGVNHHGKSTLLGCALLGSEEIPNFEWVFTQWVRCIGTAPKEIITDQCKAMAGAIRKVLPDTVHRWCIWHIMKKTQFKLGGYARYGELSAMMNHIVYNSPSSESFKVDWAAFIKKFALGQNRWLAGL from the exons ATGCATGCCAAGTGCATCATTACGGATAACGACGAGGCTGTCATAAGACCCAACAAGACATATCTAGCACTGACAAACGAAGTTGGTGGGTCTTCAAACCTGGGTTTCTCAGAAAAGGATGTCAGAAATTACATTACAAGCAATCTCCGATGCTCCGATGACAATGCGGACTTCAATGGGATGATGAATTATTTCGTTCAAATGAAGGAAATCAATCCCAACTTCTTTTATGCCATAGATGTTGACGATGCTAATAAATTTAGGAGTGCactctgggtagatgcaaggtgcAGGGCTTCGTATGAATATTACAGAGATGTGGTGTCATTCGACACCACGTACAGGAGAAACAG GCATGGTCTACCGTTTGCATCCTTTGTCGGTGTAAACCACCATGGGAAGTCTACTCTTCTTGGCTGTGCTTTACTTGGCAGTGAGGAGATCCCTAATTTCGAGTGGGTGTTCACGCAGTGGGTGAGATGCATTGGGACTGCGCCAAAGGAGATCATCACTGACCAGTGCAAGGCGATGGCTGGTGCTATAAGGAAGGTCCTACCTGATACTGTCCACAGATGGTGCATATGGCACATAATGAAGAAAACACAATTCAAGCTTGGTGGCTACGCTAGGTACGGAGAGTTGAGTGCAATGATGAATCACATTGTGTATAACTCTCCTTCGAGTGAATCGTTTAAAGTTGATTGGGCtgctttcataaaaaaatttgcgTTAGGCCAGAACAGATGGTTAGCAGGTCTGTGA